A genomic region of Phaseolus vulgaris cultivar G19833 unplaced genomic scaffold, P. vulgaris v2.0 scaffold_133, whole genome shotgun sequence contains the following coding sequences:
- the LOC137817551 gene encoding zinc finger chaperone ZPR1-like: protein MEGNAKSDQIVDVGSVVEAVSADDGDAPLYSLESLCMRCGENGITRFLLTLIPHFRKILLSAFECPHCGERNNEVQFAGEIQPRGCCYTLKIPSGEQKVGLFKFQFPIPK, encoded by the exons ATGGAAGGGAATGCGAAAAGCGACCAAATCGTGGATGTAGGATCGGTAGTGGAGGCCGTTTCAGCCGATGACGGTGATGCTCCTCTCTACAGCCTCGAAAGTCTTTGCATGCGATGTGGTGAAAAC GGGATTACAAGATTTTTATTGACTTTAATTCCCCACTTCAGAAAG ATTTTGTTATCAGCTTTTGAATGTCCACATTGTGGTGAGAG GAACAATGAAGTACAGTTTGCTGGTGAAATTCAACCACGTGGTTGTTGTTACACTTTGAAGATTCCATCAGGCGAGCAAAAGGTTGGTTTGTTCAAATTTCAATTCCCCATCCCcaaatga
- the LOC137817550 gene encoding uncharacterized protein — protein MRATDELQALQEERKKVAPETAGAIDQFLVKLRACATGESCITFILDDPVGNSFIENPFAPSSDPSLTIKFYERTPEQQASLGYLVDSAQAEGTHVDAPGGGEAVTTDQVRREPHGSVGATAGHRAIAQSNSAEIAEALFRYTAPEEVMTFPSTCGACAASCETRMFVTNIPYFQEVIVMASTCDACGYRNSELKPGGRIPEKGKIITLSVKNVNDLSRDVIKSDTASVKVPEVDLELASGTLGGIVTTVEGLITRISESLERVHGFTFGDSLDENSRSKWIDFKARLNKLLSLEEPWTLILDDALANSFVAPATDDLKEDNQLAFEDYERSWEQNEELGLNDMDTSSAEVGDAPTNTSKTE, from the exons ATGAGAGCAACTGATGAACTTCAAGCCCTTCAAGAGGAACGCAAA AAAGTGGCTCCGGAGACAGCTGGAGCAATTGATCAGTTCTTGGTGAAACTGCGAGCCTGTGCAACAGGAGAATCATGCATCACATTTATTCTTGATGATCCTGTCGGAAACAGCTTTATTGAAAACCC GTTTGCACCATCATCTGATCCATCGTTGACGATCAAGTTTTATGAGAGAACTCCTGAGCAGCAAGCATCATTGGGATACCTTGTTGATTCTGCACAGGCTGAAGGAACTCATGTTGATGCCCCGGGAGGCGGAGAAGCTGTGACTACTGATCAAGTGAGGAGAGAACCACATGGATCAGTAGGGGCAACAGCTGGCCATCGTGCCATTGCACAGAGTAACAGTGCAGAAATTGCTGAAGCCTTGTTTCGATATACTGCACCAGAAGAG GTGATGACTTTCCCTTCTACTTGTGGTGCCTGTGCTGCTAGTTGTGAGACTCGAATGTTTGTCACCA ATATTCCTTACTTCCAAGAAGTAATTGTTATGGCATCCACATGTGATGCTTGTGGCTACCGCAACTCTGAG TTGAAACCTGGTGGACGAATTcctgaaaaaggaaaaataattacTCTTTCTGTGAAAAATGTCAATGACCTGAGCCGTGATGTAATAAAG TCTGATACTGCAAGTGTAAAAGTTCCGGAAGTTGACTTGGAGCTGGCAAGCGGAACCCTTGGAGGAATAGTTACAACTGTTGAAGGTTTAATTACAAGAATTAGTGAAA GCCTTGAGAGGGTCCATGGCTTTACTTTTGGAGACAGTCTTGATGAAAATAGTAGAAGCAAGTGGATAGACTTTAAAGCAAGGCTAAACAAG CTTCTTAGCTTGGAAGAACCTTGGACTCTAATTCTTGATGATGCATTAGCCAATTCTTTTGTAGCACCTGCAACTGATGATCTGAAAGAGGACAATCAATTAGCTT TTGAGGACTACGAGAGGTCATGGGAACAAAATGAAGAATTAGGTCTGAATGATATGGACACCTCTTCTGCCGAAGTTGGTGATGCACCAACCAATACTTCTAAAACTGAGTGA